One segment of Brassica napus cultivar Da-Ae chromosome C3, Da-Ae, whole genome shotgun sequence DNA contains the following:
- the LOC125582965 gene encoding uncharacterized protein LOC125582965 — MASSSHYHYNQNDDDDDPFENIFEDFLEIPDIIPKPRERKTRIFIERKREEGKDQLWNDYFSETPTFPHNIFRRRFRMNKTLFLRIVHRLEQEVDYFKPSQDATGRSSLTALQKCTAAIRQLAYGGGADTVDEYVRLGETTARKCLHHFTNAIIHLFGDEYLRCPTPEDLQRLLYIGEQRGFPGMVGSIDCMHWEWKNCPAVWK, encoded by the coding sequence atggcttcttcttcacatTATCATTATAACCAaaatgacgatgatgatgatccatttgaaaatatttttgaagatttcTTAGAAATCCCAGATATTATTCCCAAACCGAGAGAGCGAAAAACACGTATCTTTATTGAGAGAAAGCGGGAAGAAGGCAAGGACCAGctttggaatgattattttagcGAGACTCCAACATTCCCGCACAATATTTTTCGGAGacggtttcgaatgaacaagaCATTGTTCTTGCGTATTGTGCATCGTCTCGAGCAAGAAGTGGATTATTTTAAACCTTCACAAGATGCAACCGGTCGGTCTAGCCTAACCGCGCTCCAAAAATGTACCGCAGCTATTCGTCAGTTGGCGTATGGTGGTGGGGCTGATACCGTTGACGAATATGTCCGACTAGGTGAAACCACAGCTAGAAAATGTTTGCACCATTTTACCAACGCAATCATCCACTTGTTTGGTGATGAATACCTTAGATGTCCTACTCCGGAGGATCTGCAAAGACTACTATATATTGGGGAACAACGTGGATTTCCAGGAATggttggaagcatcgactgtatgcattgggagtggaagaattgccctGCCGTTTGGAAATga